One bacterium genomic region harbors:
- a CDS encoding TIGR01212 family radical SAM protein (This family includes YhcC from E. coli K-12, an uncharacterized radical SAM protein.), with protein sequence MELYKKFSDYLRKRFGCRVHKISVYAGFSCPNIDGRLSDKGCIYCNNYAFSPSLREILPLEEQIKKGIEYGKRRFKAEKFIVYFQPYSNTYAPLEILKEKYDVVKKFPEVVGISIGTRPDCIDEEKLDLIESYSSNYEVWIEYGLQSIHDKTLKIINRNHTYSDFLKVYRMTRKRNVKICAHVIIGLPYETKEEIIETGKECGILELDGIKIHPIHILKNTELEKWYKEGKFKVMDMEEYIDLLIDFLSYLYPETVIQRLTADCDREYLVAPLWLLEKQKMLKLLEEKMEEKNVYQGKNYKKRS encoded by the coding sequence GAAAAGGTTTGGTTGCAGGGTACATAAAATAAGTGTTTATGCTGGTTTTTCCTGTCCGAATATTGATGGAAGATTAAGTGATAAAGGATGTATTTACTGTAATAATTATGCTTTCAGTCCATCTTTAAGAGAAATTTTGCCACTTGAAGAACAGATAAAAAAAGGAATTGAATATGGTAAAAGAAGGTTTAAGGCAGAAAAATTTATAGTTTATTTCCAGCCATATTCAAATACTTATGCACCTTTAGAAATTTTAAAAGAAAAATATGATGTTGTTAAAAAATTTCCTGAAGTTGTTGGAATTTCAATAGGGACAAGACCTGACTGTATAGATGAGGAAAAACTTGATTTGATTGAGAGTTACAGCAGTAATTATGAGGTCTGGATTGAATATGGACTTCAGAGTATTCATGATAAAACATTAAAGATTATAAACAGGAACCATACTTATTCAGATTTTTTAAAAGTTTACAGGATGACAAGAAAAAGAAATGTGAAGATATGTGCTCATGTAATAATTGGACTGCCTTATGAAACAAAAGAGGAAATTATTGAAACTGGTAAAGAGTGTGGAATATTAGAACTTGATGGAATAAAAATACATCCAATTCATATTTTAAAAAATACAGAACTTGAAAAATGGTATAAGGAAGGGAAATTTAAGGTTATGGATATGGAAGAATATATTGATTTGTTAATTGATTTTCTTTCTTATCTTTATCCTGAAACTGTAATTCAGAGATTGACCGCTGATTGTGATAGAGAATATCTTGTTGCTCCTTTATGGTTGCTTGAAAAACAGAAAATGTTAAAATTATTGGAAGAAAAAATGGAAGAGAAAAATGTTTATCAGGGAAAAAATTATAAAAAAAGGAGTTGA